In a genomic window of Drosophila takahashii strain IR98-3 E-12201 chromosome 3L, DtakHiC1v2, whole genome shotgun sequence:
- the Or65a gene encoding odorant receptor 65a isoform X2 yields the protein MTERKNGDWDRLWLPFCEGWAVLKDPQAQSRHIVAYWTREQIKALRFYTNSEEQRQSKNVAWQTYILFSLTVSLASLLYGIPESLGDIVNLGRDLVFSITCIFIFFRLVFFARYADDVDMVINALEDIHHRTISGPGSKEVQATKRLHFLLFMALLVIWLTFLVLFILIKMSTPFWIESQILPFHVAWPFHLHDPRKHPIAHAIIFVTQSTTMLYFLIWLGIVENFCVSIFFELTSALRVLCIELRNLQELCQGDENRLIIELHRLTKFHQQIILLSDRCNNIFNMAFIMQMLVNFLLVSLSLFEVLAARKDPQVAAEYLVVMLMTLGHLSFWSKFGDMFSEESEQVALAAYEAYDPTVGSKNIHRHFLFFIQRVQKPLFMSANPFPPFSLANYMFILKQCYSILTILANTLD from the exons ATGACCGAACGGAAAAATGGAGATTGGGATCGATTGTGGCTGCCGTTTTGTGAAGGTTGGGCTGTTCTCAAGGATCCCCAGGCTCAATCCCGGCATATTGTCGCCTACTGGACGCGGGAGCAAATTAA GGCCTTGCGTTTTTACACGAACTCGGAGGAACAGCGTCAATCCAAGAATGTAGCCTGGCAAACTTATATCTTGTTCTCACTGACGGTTAGTCTGGCATCTTTGCTGTATGGCATACCCGAGTCCCTGGGTGATATTGTCAATCTGGGACGCGATCTGGTGTTCTCAATAACG tgcatatttattttctttagatTGGTGTTCTTTGCCCGGTATGCCGATGACGTGGACATGGTAATCAATGCTCTCGAGGACATTCATCACAGGACGATAAGCGGGCCGGGAAGTAAGGAAGTGCAGGCCACCAAGCGGTTGCATTTCCTCTTGTTTATGGCCCTGCTCGTTATCTGGCTAACTTTTCTGGTTCTTTTTATTCTGATAAAGATGTCAACGCCCTTTTGGATAGAGTCACAGATATTGCCCTTCCACGTCGCCTGGCCCTTTCACTTGCACGATCCTAGGAAACACCCGATTGCCCATGCCATTATCTTTGTCACTCAAAGCACCACCATGCTGTATTTCCTGATTTGGCTCGGCATTGTGGAGAATTTTTGTGTGTCCATTTTCTTTGAGCTGACCTCTGCTCTAAGGGTCCTTTGCATCGAGCTGCGAAACCTGCAGGAACTTTGCCAAGGTGACGAGAATAGGCTGATCATAGAACTACATCGACTGACCAAGTTTCATCAGCAAATCATCCT TCTTTCAGATCGTTGCAACAACATTTTCAATATGGCATTTATCATGCAAATGCTGGTAAACTTCCTACTTGTCTCATTGTCACTTTTTGAAGTATTGGCTGCGAGAAAGGATCCTCAGGTGGCAGCCGAGTATCTGGTTGTTATGCTGATGACTCTGGGTCATCTCTCCTTCTGGTCGAAATTCGGAGACATGTTCTCCGAGGAATCTGAGCAGGTGGCCCTGGCTGCCTACGAGGCATATGACCCGACTGTTGGCTCCAAAAACATCCATCGGCACTTTCTTTTCTTCATTCAGAGAGTGCAAAAACCGCTTTTCATGAGTGCCAACCCTTTTCCGCCTTTTAGCTTGGCGAATTACATGTTT ATTCTAAAGCAGTGTTATTCAATTCTAACGATTTTGGCCAACACACTGGATTAA
- the Or65a gene encoding odorant receptor 65a isoform X1 — protein MVINALEDIHHRTISGPGSKEVQATKRLHFLLFMALLVIWLTFLVLFILIKMSTPFWIESQILPFHVAWPFHLHDPRKHPIAHAIIFVTQSTTMLYFLIWLGIVENFCVSIFFELTSALRVLCIELRNLQELCQGDENRLIIELHRLTKFHQQIILLSDRCNNIFNMAFIMQMLVNFLLVSLSLFEVLAARKDPQVAAEYLVVMLMTLGHLSFWSKFGDMFSEESEQVALAAYEAYDPTVGSKNIHRHFLFFIQRVQKPLFMSANPFPPFSLANYMFILKQCYSILTILANTLD, from the exons ATGGTAATCAATGCTCTCGAGGACATTCATCACAGGACGATAAGCGGGCCGGGAAGTAAGGAAGTGCAGGCCACCAAGCGGTTGCATTTCCTCTTGTTTATGGCCCTGCTCGTTATCTGGCTAACTTTTCTGGTTCTTTTTATTCTGATAAAGATGTCAACGCCCTTTTGGATAGAGTCACAGATATTGCCCTTCCACGTCGCCTGGCCCTTTCACTTGCACGATCCTAGGAAACACCCGATTGCCCATGCCATTATCTTTGTCACTCAAAGCACCACCATGCTGTATTTCCTGATTTGGCTCGGCATTGTGGAGAATTTTTGTGTGTCCATTTTCTTTGAGCTGACCTCTGCTCTAAGGGTCCTTTGCATCGAGCTGCGAAACCTGCAGGAACTTTGCCAAGGTGACGAGAATAGGCTGATCATAGAACTACATCGACTGACCAAGTTTCATCAGCAAATCATCCT TCTTTCAGATCGTTGCAACAACATTTTCAATATGGCATTTATCATGCAAATGCTGGTAAACTTCCTACTTGTCTCATTGTCACTTTTTGAAGTATTGGCTGCGAGAAAGGATCCTCAGGTGGCAGCCGAGTATCTGGTTGTTATGCTGATGACTCTGGGTCATCTCTCCTTCTGGTCGAAATTCGGAGACATGTTCTCCGAGGAATCTGAGCAGGTGGCCCTGGCTGCCTACGAGGCATATGACCCGACTGTTGGCTCCAAAAACATCCATCGGCACTTTCTTTTCTTCATTCAGAGAGTGCAAAAACCGCTTTTCATGAGTGCCAACCCTTTTCCGCCTTTTAGCTTGGCGAATTACATGTTT ATTCTAAAGCAGTGTTATTCAATTCTAACGATTTTGGCCAACACACTGGATTAA